The Streptomyces sp. NBC_00344 genome includes a window with the following:
- a CDS encoding class II aldolase/adducin family protein, translated as MTDRDSTPTAIARAWHDLVATARRSAAEGLVVGTSGNVSVRTGDLVLVTPSGVPYDRLGPEDTVAVDLEGRQVAGELKPTSELPLHLAVYRHTGASAVVHTHAVHATAVSTLVPELPVIHYMTAALGGPVRVAPYALYGTDELARNMLAALEGRTGCLLRNHGTVTVGGSLDQAYDRTAQLEWMCRLWLTASSVPGRTPSLLSAAELAEVGEKLRGYGQG; from the coding sequence ATGACCGACCGCGACAGCACACCGACCGCAATCGCCCGGGCCTGGCACGACCTGGTCGCCACCGCCCGCAGATCGGCGGCGGAGGGCCTGGTCGTCGGCACATCGGGGAACGTGTCGGTACGCACCGGTGATCTGGTGCTCGTCACCCCCAGCGGGGTCCCCTACGACAGGCTCGGCCCCGAGGACACCGTCGCGGTGGACCTGGAGGGCCGCCAGGTGGCCGGCGAGCTGAAACCGACCAGTGAACTGCCGCTGCACCTGGCGGTCTACCGGCACACCGGGGCGTCCGCCGTGGTCCACACCCACGCCGTGCACGCGACGGCTGTCTCCACTCTGGTCCCTGAGCTGCCGGTCATCCACTACATGACCGCGGCGCTCGGCGGCCCGGTACGGGTCGCTCCCTACGCGCTGTACGGAACGGACGAGCTGGCCCGGAACATGCTCGCGGCGCTGGAGGGCCGCACCGGCTGTCTCCTGCGCAACCACGGCACGGTGACCGTCGGCGGTTCCCTCGACCAGGCCTACGACCGCACGGCCCAGCTGGAGTGGATGTGCAGGCTCTGGCTCACCGCGAGCTCGGTTCCCGGCCGGACCCCCTCGCTGCTCTCCGCCGCCGAACTGGCCGAGGTGGGCGAGAAGCTCCGGGGTTACGGACAGGGGTAG
- a CDS encoding alpha/beta hydrolase family protein, with protein MRPAIATATAVTSLIGVGAAAVAAGRYAGDVALKTSHGRPLPTEPRLSVHATAPGRITLTRCLASLRPGTYGLEGFGVHAVVGPVLDQEPHTADTVVRRLERITHGSPEPGDKVRLTPQVYPGDPRSALGIDFTDVDIAGELGSCPAWFVPGPRPTWIITVHGLGTTREHPMNVLELLHQQQFPVLDITYRGDAGAPAAPDGLGHLGESEWRDLDAAIRYAVRHGAERVILHGWSTGASMALHAAAASALRDRISGLVLDSPVLDWEATLRALASARRTPAALLPLAVRAVQGRTGLNGDRLHAASAPSALRVPTLIFHGPGDRLASWQRSRELASARPELVILHEVGDAPHAAMWNANPTDYEEALRRFLTPLM; from the coding sequence GTGCGCCCGGCTATAGCGACGGCAACGGCCGTCACCTCCCTGATCGGTGTCGGCGCGGCTGCGGTCGCCGCCGGCCGGTACGCCGGCGACGTCGCTCTCAAGACGTCGCACGGCCGGCCGCTGCCCACCGAGCCCCGCCTCTCGGTCCACGCCACGGCACCCGGCCGCATCACTCTGACCCGCTGCCTGGCATCACTGCGCCCCGGTACCTACGGCCTCGAGGGTTTCGGGGTGCATGCCGTCGTCGGCCCCGTGCTCGACCAGGAACCGCACACCGCGGACACGGTCGTACGCCGCCTCGAACGGATCACCCACGGTTCGCCCGAGCCCGGCGACAAGGTGCGGCTGACCCCGCAGGTGTATCCCGGCGACCCCCGCTCGGCGCTCGGGATCGACTTCACCGATGTGGACATCGCCGGTGAACTCGGTTCGTGCCCTGCCTGGTTCGTGCCGGGGCCCCGCCCCACCTGGATCATCACGGTGCACGGCCTGGGTACCACCCGGGAACATCCGATGAATGTGCTGGAACTGCTGCATCAGCAGCAGTTCCCGGTGCTCGACATCACCTACCGCGGGGACGCCGGCGCCCCGGCGGCCCCCGACGGTCTCGGGCACCTCGGCGAATCGGAGTGGCGCGATCTGGACGCGGCCATCCGCTACGCCGTACGCCACGGGGCCGAGCGCGTCATCCTGCACGGCTGGTCCACCGGAGCGTCCATGGCGCTGCACGCGGCGGCGGCATCGGCGCTGCGCGACCGTATCAGCGGCCTGGTGCTCGACTCGCCCGTCCTCGACTGGGAGGCCACCCTGCGTGCCCTGGCATCGGCCCGCCGGACCCCCGCCGCTCTGCTGCCGCTCGCGGTCCGGGCCGTCCAGGGGCGGACGGGGCTGAACGGCGACCGGCTGCACGCCGCGTCGGCGCCCTCGGCGCTGCGTGTTCCCACGCTGATCTTCCACGGTCCCGGCGACCGGCTGGCGTCCTGGCAGCGCTCGCGTGAACTGGCGTCAGCGCGACCGGAGTTGGTCATTCTGCACGAGGTCGGCGATGCTCCGCACGCAGCCATGTGGAACGCGAATCCGACCGACTACGAGGAAGCCCTCCGACGTTTCCTGACGCCCTTGATGTGA